The proteins below come from a single Staphylococcus sp. MI 10-1553 genomic window:
- a CDS encoding Gfo/Idh/MocA family protein codes for MKPLKIGVIGTGGIARDRHIPLIQQHERAVLTGVYDVNGALAREVATQFEIDYVAPTLEALLAQVEAVIICTPNTFHADLTIAALDAGVHVLCEKPMAMTTAECDAMIAAAQRNARILTIAYHYRFTDVAQAAKQAVEQGAVGVPVVSRVQALRRRKVPGWGVFTNKALQGGGCLIDYGCHVLDLVLWLLNDIQPTEVLGRTYNALSRQPQQLNDWGTFDHKTFDVEDHASSYVTFENDASMQFECSWAANIHNDMLDVSISGDTGGLQLFPFEVYASRPDGYHILEQDVSLNEDVAASRQMDHFIRSCFGEVEPLVKPEEARRVTQLIDAIYQSDRERQSIAIKR; via the coding sequence ATGAAACCATTGAAAATAGGTGTGATTGGCACTGGAGGTATTGCTAGAGATCGACATATTCCACTCATTCAGCAACATGAACGTGCAGTACTTACGGGTGTATATGATGTGAATGGAGCACTCGCGCGAGAAGTTGCGACACAATTTGAGATAGATTACGTTGCACCCACATTAGAAGCATTGTTAGCACAAGTAGAAGCAGTGATTATTTGTACGCCAAATACGTTTCATGCTGACTTGACGATTGCTGCGCTCGATGCAGGTGTACATGTGCTATGTGAAAAACCAATGGCGATGACGACTGCAGAATGTGATGCGATGATTGCAGCTGCACAACGCAATGCGCGCATATTAACGATTGCATACCATTACCGTTTTACGGATGTAGCACAAGCAGCAAAACAAGCCGTCGAGCAGGGTGCGGTCGGTGTGCCGGTAGTCTCCCGTGTGCAAGCGTTGCGTCGTCGAAAAGTGCCTGGATGGGGCGTGTTTACTAATAAAGCATTGCAAGGTGGCGGTTGTTTAATCGACTATGGTTGTCACGTGCTCGACCTCGTGTTGTGGCTGTTAAATGACATACAACCTACAGAAGTTTTAGGACGTACATACAATGCTTTAAGTCGTCAGCCGCAGCAATTGAATGATTGGGGGACATTTGACCATAAGACTTTTGATGTGGAAGACCATGCGTCAAGTTATGTGACATTTGAAAATGATGCGAGTATGCAATTTGAATGCTCTTGGGCAGCCAATATTCATAATGACATGTTAGATGTGAGCATTTCAGGTGATACGGGTGGATTACAATTATTCCCATTTGAAGTATATGCATCAAGACCAGACGGTTACCATATTTTGGAACAGGATGTCAGCTTAAATGAAGATGTTGCCGCATCCCGTCAGATGGATCATTTCATTCGCAGTTGCTTTGGAGAGGTAGAACCATTAGTCAAACCTGAAGAGGCAAGACGTGTGACACAATTGATTGATGCGATTTATCAAAGTGATAGAGAACGACAAAGTATCGCAATAAAAAGATAG
- a CDS encoding glycoside hydrolase family 13 protein, whose protein sequence is MARQWWKEAVAYQVYPRSFNDSNGDGIGDLRGLIEKLDYLQELGIDVIWLSPMFPSPNADNGYDISDYQAISETYGTMADFDELLEKVHVRGMRLILDLVVNHTSDEHPWFIESKQSRNNPKRDWYIWCDPATDGSEPNNWESIFNGSTWKYDETTDQYYFHLFSEKQPDLNWENPAVRDEVYNMMNWWFDKGIDGFRVDAITHIKKSFEAGHLPVQEGQQYAPAFDVAMNQPGILTWLREMKAKSLSQYDIMTVGEANGVNPDDAENWVGSDKGVFNMIFQFEHLGLWDNMASRLDIKAYKQVLNRWQKQLENIGWNALFIENHDQPRRVSTWGDDQQYWYASATSHALVYFLQQGTPFIYQGQEIGMTNYPFTSIEQFDDVSVKNEYRIVQEAGGNVDALLEKLRMDSRDNSRTPMQWNTSDHAGFTTGTPWFPVNPNYVDINVTQQEQDPKSILNFYKDLIRLKKSDDIYTYGQFDLVDADNDQLFAYTRCLKGRTVVVIGNLSEEVASLNTDLKLNEGEVLLHNHGGAVDFNAIRPYEACVVAL, encoded by the coding sequence ATAGCCAGACAATGGTGGAAGGAAGCGGTGGCGTACCAAGTATATCCCCGCAGTTTTAATGATTCGAATGGGGATGGAATAGGTGACTTAAGAGGCCTCATTGAAAAGCTAGATTATTTACAAGAACTCGGTATTGATGTCATTTGGTTAAGTCCGATGTTTCCATCACCGAATGCGGATAATGGTTATGATATTAGTGATTATCAAGCAATTAGTGAAACGTACGGGACGATGGCAGATTTTGATGAATTGCTTGAAAAAGTTCATGTACGCGGTATGAGATTGATTTTAGATCTTGTAGTCAATCATACATCTGATGAGCATCCGTGGTTTATCGAGTCTAAGCAAAGTCGTAACAACCCAAAACGTGATTGGTACATTTGGTGTGATCCAGCAACGGATGGGTCTGAACCGAATAATTGGGAGAGCATTTTTAACGGCTCGACTTGGAAATATGACGAGACAACGGATCAATACTATTTCCATTTATTTAGTGAGAAGCAACCGGATTTGAACTGGGAAAACCCAGCAGTTCGCGATGAAGTGTATAACATGATGAATTGGTGGTTTGATAAAGGGATTGACGGTTTTCGTGTCGATGCCATTACACATATTAAAAAATCATTTGAAGCGGGTCACCTTCCTGTACAAGAAGGCCAACAGTATGCACCTGCATTTGATGTGGCCATGAATCAACCAGGTATTTTAACGTGGTTACGTGAAATGAAGGCCAAATCACTGTCGCAATATGACATTATGACAGTCGGTGAAGCAAACGGTGTAAACCCAGATGATGCTGAAAACTGGGTCGGTAGTGACAAAGGTGTTTTTAACATGATTTTCCAATTTGAACATCTTGGGTTATGGGATAATATGGCATCACGACTGGATATTAAAGCGTACAAACAAGTACTCAATCGCTGGCAAAAGCAGTTGGAAAACATTGGGTGGAATGCGCTGTTTATTGAAAATCACGACCAACCGCGACGTGTGTCGACTTGGGGAGATGATCAACAATATTGGTATGCTTCAGCGACTAGTCATGCGCTTGTCTACTTTTTACAACAAGGTACGCCATTTATCTATCAAGGACAAGAAATAGGGATGACAAACTATCCGTTTACATCTATTGAACAATTCGATGATGTGTCCGTTAAAAATGAATACCGTATTGTGCAAGAAGCGGGCGGCAATGTTGACGCATTACTTGAAAAATTGAGAATGGACAGTCGTGATAACTCAAGAACACCAATGCAGTGGAATACGAGTGATCATGCAGGTTTTACGACAGGTACACCGTGGTTTCCAGTGAATCCAAACTATGTGGATATCAACGTAACACAACAAGAACAGGATCCGAAGTCGATTTTGAACTTTTATAAAGACCTCATTCGGTTGAAGAAATCAGATGATATTTATACGTATGGGCAATTTGATTTGGTCGATGCTGATAATGATCAGTTGTTTGCTTATACACGATGTTTGAAAGGTCGCACTGTAGTGGTTATTGGCAATTTATCGGAGGAAGTCGCAAGTTTGAATACAGATTTGAAGTTGAATGAAGGAGAAGTGCTACTCCATAATCATGGAGGCGCGGTGGACTTTAATGCCATTCGTCCTTATGAAGCATGTGTCGTTGCACTTTAA
- a CDS encoding aminoacyltransferase produces MYFTQLSVEAFDDFVTNHFSHYTQDAGHYQYRNKYKNDVHLVGVKNDQDEVIAACLLTEARALKFFKYFYTHRGPVLDYNNLELVQFFFEHLTQYLKQQRCLYVLVDPYVHNHSRDAKGNITQHFDYSQLFKTLGRLGYKHQGFPIGYSSMSQIRWLSVLDLKDKSEQQLLEDMDYQTRRNIKKTYEMDVQVKTLPIEETDRFFKLFQMAEEKHGFTFRDLPYFEEMQKMYAKNSMLKLAYIDLNDLLKKQTEKLDTLKTTIAETQEALESHPNSKKNKTKLKQTEQQLQAQERKIEKTRQFIAEDGEILDLAAAIYIYNNHEVYYLSSGSNPKYNAYMGAFRLQWEMIQFAKQQGIDRYNFYGITGDFTKHAEDYGVQRFKEGFGIHVEEYVGDFVKPIMPTMYRLSQLLKR; encoded by the coding sequence ATGTACTTTACGCAATTGAGTGTTGAAGCTTTTGACGACTTTGTAACAAACCATTTTTCGCATTATACGCAAGACGCAGGTCACTACCAGTATAGAAACAAATATAAAAATGATGTCCATTTAGTCGGTGTTAAAAATGATCAAGATGAAGTGATTGCGGCTTGTTTATTAACCGAAGCGCGCGCACTTAAATTTTTCAAATATTTTTATACACATCGCGGTCCAGTATTAGATTACAACAACCTCGAACTGGTCCAATTCTTTTTTGAGCACCTCACACAATACTTAAAACAACAACGCTGTCTTTATGTGTTAGTCGATCCATACGTGCACAACCATAGTCGTGACGCAAAAGGGAATATTACGCAACATTTCGATTACTCACAACTTTTCAAAACGTTAGGCCGTCTCGGATACAAACATCAAGGCTTTCCTATTGGTTATTCGAGCATGAGTCAAATTCGCTGGCTTTCCGTGCTCGACCTGAAAGATAAGTCCGAACAACAACTTTTAGAAGACATGGATTACCAAACACGACGTAACATTAAAAAGACATATGAAATGGATGTCCAAGTCAAAACTTTACCTATCGAAGAAACGGACCGCTTTTTCAAACTTTTTCAAATGGCTGAAGAAAAACACGGCTTTACTTTTAGAGACTTACCTTATTTTGAAGAAATGCAGAAAATGTATGCTAAAAATAGTATGCTCAAGTTGGCTTATATTGATTTAAATGACCTTTTGAAGAAGCAAACTGAGAAATTAGACACATTAAAAACAACAATTGCGGAAACTCAAGAAGCGTTAGAAAGTCATCCTAACTCTAAGAAAAACAAAACTAAATTAAAACAAACCGAACAACAACTGCAAGCGCAAGAACGTAAAATTGAAAAAACGCGTCAATTCATAGCTGAAGATGGTGAAATATTAGATTTAGCTGCAGCGATTTATATATACAACAATCATGAAGTGTATTATTTATCGAGTGGATCGAATCCTAAGTACAATGCGTATATGGGCGCCTTTCGATTACAGTGGGAAATGATTCAATTCGCCAAACAGCAAGGCATTGACCGTTATAATTTTTACGGCATTACCGGTGATTTTACGAAACATGCGGAAGACTATGGTGTGCAACGCTTTAAAGAAGGTTTCGGCATACACGTGGAAGAATATGTCGGTGATTTTGTCAAACCGATTATGCCAACGATGTACCGATTATCACAGTTGTTGAAACGATAG
- a CDS encoding Gfo/Idh/MocA family protein encodes MGIKVGIIGCGGIANGKHLPSLAQIDDVEIVAFCDIDIEKAETAATTFGTVDAKVYQNYQELLKDQAIDVVHICTPNYLHCDMTVHALEANKHVMCEKPMAKTTAEAQQMLDAAKRTGKKLTIGYQNRFRADSQFLYQVTERGDLGDIYFGKAHAIRRRAVPNWGVFLDEEAQGGGPLIDIGTHALDLTLWMMNNYEPVAVMGSTFHQLSQQENAANAWGPWDPKDFTVEDSAFGFIKMKNGATIILESAWALNSLDVDEAKCSLSGTKGGADMKEGLRIHGEEFGALYTKHIELDNKGVDFYEGETVDEALEEAKAWIDCVQNNTSPRVKPEEALVVTQILEAIYESARTGKAVYFD; translated from the coding sequence ATGGGGATTAAAGTAGGCATCATTGGTTGTGGTGGCATCGCGAATGGTAAACATTTACCGAGTCTAGCGCAAATCGATGACGTAGAAATAGTGGCATTTTGTGATATTGACATCGAAAAAGCAGAGACAGCAGCAACAACGTTCGGAACGGTTGATGCAAAAGTGTATCAAAATTATCAAGAATTATTAAAAGATCAAGCTATTGATGTCGTACATATTTGTACACCGAACTATCTTCATTGTGACATGACGGTACATGCACTTGAAGCAAATAAACACGTCATGTGTGAAAAACCAATGGCCAAAACAACTGCCGAGGCTCAGCAAATGTTAGATGCAGCAAAACGGACAGGTAAAAAACTGACGATTGGTTACCAAAATCGTTTTCGTGCCGACAGTCAATTTTTGTATCAAGTGACTGAGCGTGGAGATTTAGGAGACATTTATTTTGGTAAAGCGCATGCCATTCGACGTCGTGCCGTGCCGAACTGGGGCGTCTTTTTAGATGAAGAGGCACAAGGTGGAGGTCCGTTAATTGACATTGGGACACATGCGTTAGATCTCACGCTTTGGATGATGAATAATTATGAGCCAGTAGCTGTTATGGGGTCTACATTCCATCAATTGAGCCAGCAAGAAAATGCCGCAAATGCTTGGGGACCATGGGATCCGAAAGATTTTACTGTAGAAGATTCAGCATTCGGATTTATTAAAATGAAAAATGGCGCCACAATTATTTTAGAGTCCGCGTGGGCACTCAACTCTTTAGACGTAGATGAGGCGAAATGTTCGCTATCGGGAACAAAAGGCGGTGCGGACATGAAAGAAGGGTTACGTATTCATGGCGAAGAGTTTGGTGCATTGTATACGAAACATATCGAACTGGACAATAAAGGAGTCGATTTTTACGAAGGCGAGACAGTGGATGAAGCGTTGGAAGAAGCAAAGGCATGGATAGACTGTGTTCAAAACAATACATCGCCTCGTGTAAAACCTGAAGAAGCGCTTGTCGTTACACAAATATTAGAAGCGATTTATGAGTCGGCCCGTACTGGGAAAGCGGTTTATTTTGATTAA
- a CDS encoding extracellular solute-binding protein, producing MNKMLKAALLLITVLVVLTACGPNRSQKDIEAALNRDNTKEKPEQLTMWVDGDAQMAFYKKITAAYTKKTGIPVRLVNVAQNDQLENLSLDAPAGKGPDLFFLAHDNTGSAYLQGLAAELDFTDKQLEGFNKQALRALNYDNKQLALPSIVESTALLYNKKYVKTAPKTIQEVEANADRINKPDDHQYGFLFDGRDPYFNYPFMFNSNNYVFKKNGDQYDVHQTGINDPQVIKNGKRLQKWYEKGYLPKAATHNIMIGLFKDGQVGQFVTGPWNLTEFQQTLGDDLGVTTLPSDNGMKMRPYLGVRGWYLSEYSASKYWAKDLMLYLTSQDTLQKYTDERNEITGRLDVKSSNPNLKAFEEQARNAEPMPNIPEMRQVWTPMANASTFISEGQDPKQALEDANRDIQQNIKILQPNDNE from the coding sequence ATGAACAAGATGTTAAAAGCAGCACTCTTACTCATCACCGTGCTTGTCGTCTTAACGGCTTGTGGTCCTAACCGTTCACAAAAAGACATAGAAGCAGCATTGAATCGTGATAATACGAAAGAAAAACCGGAGCAACTCACTATGTGGGTCGATGGTGATGCGCAAATGGCCTTTTACAAAAAAATTACTGCTGCCTATACGAAAAAGACAGGCATTCCAGTTCGTCTCGTTAATGTCGCACAAAATGATCAGTTAGAAAATTTATCCTTGGATGCGCCAGCTGGTAAAGGACCTGACCTCTTTTTCCTCGCGCATGACAATACAGGTAGTGCATATTTGCAAGGGCTTGCTGCCGAACTGGACTTTACGGATAAACAATTGGAGGGCTTTAACAAACAAGCATTACGCGCACTCAATTATGACAATAAACAACTCGCTTTACCGTCTATTGTTGAGTCAACAGCATTACTCTATAACAAGAAGTATGTCAAAACGGCACCTAAGACGATTCAAGAAGTCGAAGCGAATGCCGACCGTATTAATAAGCCTGATGACCATCAATACGGCTTTTTATTTGATGGCCGTGATCCGTATTTTAACTATCCATTCATGTTTAACAGCAATAATTACGTATTTAAGAAAAATGGCGACCAGTATGATGTTCACCAAACTGGCATTAATGATCCACAAGTCATTAAAAACGGTAAACGACTACAAAAATGGTACGAGAAAGGTTACTTACCTAAAGCGGCTACACATAACATTATGATTGGTTTATTCAAAGATGGACAAGTCGGCCAGTTTGTGACAGGGCCGTGGAACCTTACAGAATTTCAACAAACATTGGGTGATGACCTCGGTGTAACAACGTTGCCTTCTGATAATGGGATGAAGATGAGACCTTATCTCGGCGTGCGTGGTTGGTATTTATCTGAATATAGCGCATCTAAATATTGGGCTAAAGATTTGATGTTGTATTTAACAAGTCAGGATACACTTCAAAAATATACAGATGAACGCAATGAAATTACAGGTCGTCTCGATGTGAAATCGTCTAATCCAAACTTAAAGGCTTTTGAAGAACAAGCGAGAAATGCTGAACCGATGCCAAATATTCCTGAAATGAGACAAGTGTGGACACCAATGGCAAATGCAAGTACGTTCATTTCAGAAGGCCAAGATCCAAAGCAAGCATTAGAAGATGCTAACCGAGACATTCAACAAAATATCAAAATTTTGCAACCGAACGATAACGAATAG
- a CDS encoding LacI family DNA-binding transcriptional regulator — protein sequence MVSVKDVAKLANVSTATVSRVLSNTGKVKPKNQQRVLEAAKALGYHPNNIGRQLRKMETMTILVVVPDITNSFFSAILRNIENIAREHGYEVILGDTQNKQGDTYFSYLYEKKVDGMIVLTSYLDLENLEKVSAQYPLVLACEQITEIDVPSVSINHIEASALMTRHLIEVGHTKVGHITGPLDGILGQYRLQGFREEMDNHGLTVRDDWIIEGDFSLESGYRIGKQLLEQAEMPTALFVANDEMAIGIMKELKKHGKRVPEDMAIVGFDNIILSEIVDPGLTTYAQPATEIGIRAMEKLLVLLKGEDLEERDTLLEGELLIRQST from the coding sequence ATGGTAAGTGTAAAGGATGTCGCAAAGTTAGCAAATGTATCGACAGCAACGGTTTCACGGGTGCTCAGTAATACGGGGAAGGTCAAGCCGAAAAATCAACAACGTGTGTTAGAAGCCGCAAAAGCGCTCGGTTATCATCCGAATAATATTGGGAGACAACTGCGTAAAATGGAAACGATGACGATTCTTGTCGTCGTACCGGATATTACAAATTCATTTTTCTCAGCGATACTCAGAAACATTGAAAATATTGCACGAGAACATGGCTATGAAGTGATTCTCGGAGATACTCAAAATAAACAAGGTGATACATATTTTTCTTATTTGTATGAAAAGAAAGTCGATGGCATGATTGTGCTCACGTCCTATCTTGATCTTGAAAATTTAGAAAAAGTCAGTGCGCAATACCCTCTTGTGCTCGCTTGTGAACAAATTACAGAAATCGATGTGCCTTCTGTCTCAATTAATCATATTGAAGCATCTGCATTGATGACGCGTCATTTAATAGAAGTTGGACATACGAAAGTGGGACATATTACTGGCCCATTGGATGGTATTTTAGGTCAATACCGCTTGCAAGGCTTTCGTGAAGAGATGGACAACCATGGTTTAACGGTACGCGATGATTGGATTATAGAAGGGGACTTTTCTTTAGAGTCGGGTTATCGCATTGGCAAGCAATTACTTGAACAAGCTGAGATGCCGACTGCGTTATTTGTCGCAAATGATGAAATGGCGATTGGGATTATGAAAGAATTGAAAAAGCATGGGAAACGTGTACCTGAAGATATGGCGATAGTGGGATTTGATAATATTATTTTGTCAGAAATTGTCGACCCAGGTTTGACGACCTACGCACAACCTGCAACTGAAATTGGTATACGTGCGATGGAAAAATTGTTAGTGCTATTAAAAGGAGAAGATTTGGAAGAACGCGATACTTTACTTGAAGGTGAGTTGTTAATACGCCAATCGACTTAA
- a CDS encoding sugar phosphate isomerase/epimerase family protein, whose product MKLGVFSVLFYDRDFDQMLDDVAAAGLDMIEVGTGGNPGNKFCDLDALLADENERQTFMDKIQQRGLEISAFSCHNNPISPDAAEAKEADETLRKTIQLAALLGVPVVNTFSGIAGSDDSAKYPNWPVTPWPTAYSEIYDYQWNQKLIPYWQDLAAFAKAHDVKIAIELHAGFLVHTPYTLLKLREATNEYIGANLDPSHLWWQGIDPIAAIRILGQANAIHHFHAKDTYINQDNVNMYGLTDMQPYQQVATRAWTFRTVGYGHSPYEWGEMISQLRIHGYDDVLSIEHEDPIMSVEEGFHKAVENLKSVNVYDQAPNMWWA is encoded by the coding sequence ATGAAATTAGGTGTATTTTCAGTATTATTTTATGATCGTGATTTTGACCAGATGTTAGATGATGTTGCTGCAGCAGGCCTCGATATGATTGAAGTCGGTACAGGGGGCAATCCAGGGAATAAGTTTTGTGACCTTGATGCACTGCTAGCAGATGAAAATGAGCGACAAACATTTATGGACAAAATTCAACAACGCGGACTAGAGATTAGTGCTTTCAGTTGCCATAACAATCCTATTTCTCCGGATGCAGCAGAAGCTAAAGAAGCAGATGAAACGTTGCGCAAAACCATTCAACTCGCGGCGTTACTTGGTGTCCCTGTCGTTAATACTTTCTCAGGTATTGCAGGTTCTGATGACAGTGCGAAATATCCAAACTGGCCGGTAACGCCTTGGCCAACAGCTTATTCTGAAATTTATGATTATCAATGGAATCAAAAACTCATTCCGTATTGGCAAGATTTAGCAGCATTTGCGAAAGCACACGATGTCAAAATTGCGATAGAACTGCATGCTGGTTTTCTCGTACATACGCCATACACACTTTTGAAACTACGAGAAGCAACGAATGAATATATCGGTGCGAACTTAGACCCGAGTCATTTATGGTGGCAAGGTATTGATCCTATTGCAGCGATCCGCATTTTAGGTCAAGCGAATGCGATTCATCATTTCCATGCGAAAGACACATACATTAACCAAGACAACGTGAATATGTATGGTTTAACAGATATGCAGCCGTATCAACAAGTTGCAACACGTGCTTGGACATTCCGTACAGTCGGTTATGGTCATAGTCCTTATGAATGGGGCGAGATGATCAGCCAATTAAGAATTCATGGCTACGATGATGTGCTCAGTATTGAACATGAAGATCCGATTATGTCAGTAGAAGAAGGGTTTCATAAAGCTGTAGAAAATTTAAAATCAGTCAATGTTTACGATCAAGCACCCAATATGTGGTGGGCATAG
- a CDS encoding sugar ABC transporter permease, producing MNQRNAKLAAILSIIPGLGQCYNRQFVKGLCCIIFFISFISVFYQFFNIGFWGLFTLGTIPKLDDSRVLLAQGIISVLLIAFALTLYIVNITDAYRTAERFNRGEEIKDSKARRIAAWDKTFPYLLISPGMFLLVFIVVFPLLFMGAVAFTNYNLYNAPPRHTLEWVGLENFKTLFTIDIWRHTFFSVITWTIVWTLVATTLQIALGLFLAIIVNHPLVKFKRFIRTVLILPWAVPAFVTILIFAALFNDEFGAINNTILQPLLGVAPAWLNDPFWTKVALIAIQTWLGFPFVFALFTGVLQSISPDWYEAADIDGASSWQKFRHITLPHVLFATAPLLIMQYAGNFNNFNLIYLFNEGGPPVPGQNAGSTDILISWVYSLTFEFNNFNMGAVVSLIIGFIVAIIAFLQFRRTSTFKDEGGI from the coding sequence ATGAATCAACGAAATGCTAAATTAGCGGCAATACTATCCATCATTCCAGGCCTCGGACAATGCTATAATCGTCAATTTGTCAAAGGGCTCTGTTGCATCATCTTTTTCATCAGCTTTATTTCTGTATTCTATCAATTTTTCAACATTGGCTTTTGGGGGCTCTTCACACTCGGAACTATCCCTAAATTAGATGATTCACGCGTGTTATTAGCACAAGGGATTATTTCAGTATTACTCATCGCTTTTGCGTTAACGCTTTATATTGTGAACATCACCGACGCTTATCGCACAGCTGAACGCTTTAATCGTGGTGAAGAAATTAAAGACTCGAAAGCACGTCGTATTGCAGCGTGGGACAAAACATTTCCATACTTGTTAATTTCACCAGGCATGTTTTTACTCGTCTTTATTGTTGTCTTCCCATTATTGTTTATGGGTGCGGTCGCATTCACGAATTACAACTTATACAATGCACCCCCGCGTCACACATTAGAATGGGTCGGTCTTGAAAACTTTAAAACTTTATTCACTATCGACATTTGGCGCCATACATTTTTTAGCGTCATCACTTGGACGATTGTGTGGACTCTTGTCGCAACGACATTACAAATTGCATTAGGACTCTTTTTAGCCATTATTGTGAACCACCCACTCGTGAAATTCAAACGCTTCATTCGTACAGTATTAATTTTACCGTGGGCTGTTCCGGCATTCGTCACAATCTTAATTTTTGCAGCATTATTTAATGATGAATTTGGTGCGATTAACAATACCATTTTGCAACCATTATTAGGTGTTGCACCTGCTTGGTTGAATGATCCGTTTTGGACAAAAGTCGCTTTAATCGCAATTCAAACATGGCTCGGCTTCCCATTTGTTTTCGCCCTTTTCACAGGTGTATTACAAAGTATTTCGCCAGACTGGTATGAGGCAGCAGACATCGATGGGGCATCAAGTTGGCAAAAATTCCGTCACATTACATTGCCACACGTCTTATTTGCGACAGCGCCATTACTTATTATGCAATATGCTGGAAACTTTAATAACTTCAACTTAATTTACCTCTTTAATGAAGGGGGACCGCCTGTACCAGGACAAAATGCAGGTAGCACAGACATCCTGATTTCTTGGGTTTACAGCTTAACTTTCGAATTCAACAATTTTAATATGGGTGCCGTTGTATCACTCATTATCGGCTTTATCGTCGCGATTATCGCATTTTTACAATTCAGACGTACAAGCACATTCAAGGACGAGGGAGGGATTTAG
- a CDS encoding sugar ABC transporter permease, with product MNQNKKVWKAIGIYGFIAFMFVIILYPLLWTFGISLNPGTTLYGAKMIPDNATFANYIYLLTDENSQYLTWYKNTLLVASANALFSVIFVTLTSYAFSRYRFVGRKYGLITFLILQMFPVLMAMVAIYILLNTIGLLDSLLGLTLVYIGGSIPMNAFLVKGYFDTIPKELDESAKIDGASHMRIFFQIMLPLAKPILAVVALFNFMGPFMDFILPKILLRSPEKYTLAVGLFNFINHQYANNFTVFAAGAIMIALPISIVFLFLQKFLVSGLTAGATKG from the coding sequence ATGAACCAAAATAAAAAAGTTTGGAAAGCAATCGGTATCTATGGCTTTATTGCGTTCATGTTTGTCATCATTTTATACCCACTGCTTTGGACGTTCGGCATCTCGCTCAATCCGGGCACAACACTTTATGGCGCCAAAATGATTCCAGACAACGCGACCTTTGCCAATTATATTTATTTACTGACAGATGAAAATAGCCAATATTTAACTTGGTATAAAAACACTTTACTCGTCGCTTCAGCTAATGCATTATTTAGCGTGATTTTTGTCACACTGACATCTTATGCATTTTCTAGATATCGTTTTGTAGGACGAAAATACGGTTTAATCACCTTTCTTATCTTACAAATGTTCCCTGTACTCATGGCGATGGTGGCGATTTATATCTTGCTCAATACTATCGGTCTGCTCGATTCTTTACTCGGCTTAACATTAGTGTACATCGGTGGTTCTATTCCGATGAATGCCTTCCTAGTTAAAGGTTATTTCGACACCATACCGAAAGAACTTGACGAATCGGCTAAAATTGACGGTGCGAGTCATATGCGTATTTTCTTTCAAATTATGTTACCACTCGCAAAACCGATTTTAGCAGTCGTTGCATTATTTAATTTCATGGGGCCTTTCATGGACTTCATCTTACCGAAGATCCTCTTACGTAGCCCTGAAAAATATACGTTGGCAGTCGGATTGTTTAACTTTATTAACCATCAATATGCCAACAATTTCACAGTCTTTGCAGCTGGGGCGATTATGATTGCATTACCTATCTCAATCGTGTTCCTATTCTTACAAAAGTTTTTAGTTTCAGGTTTAACAGCTGGGGCAACAAAAGGCTAA